The Cellvibrio zantedeschiae genomic sequence TGTTAGTGTGACCGGCGCTCGTATAGAAGCTGCATCTGCCTTTGGGGAGATAGGGCATAAAATCCAGGTGACGATGAAAGTTGCGGTTGCAAATATAATTCGCGATTTAACCCTGGAAGGCATTATTCGCTCACGAGGAGAAGCAGATCCTCAAAATGTGAGTAACTCAATTGCTTATGGTGTGGAGTTCATTGAGCCAGAAGAAGACAAACGCTTACTTTTGTATGCCTATGTATATGCACAAATCGGTAGTGAAGAAATTATTGGTAGTTAATAGGCGATAATTGATTGGTAAGATGCATTGCCGCAGCTAATTATTGTGAGTGCAAATAAAAAAGGGTGCCCTGAGGCACCCTTTTTTATTTGAAGCACTGATCGCTCAATGCTTCGCGAGCATTAAGCAGCTGGAGTAGCTGCTACTGCTGCTTTTGGCTTACGACCGCGCTTTGCAGCACCGGCAGCAGCTTTCTTAGCAGCTGGAGCTTTTTTAGCTACTGCTTTTTTAGTGGCAGGAGCTTTCTTGGCAGCTGGAGCTTTCTTAGCTACTGCTTTTTTAGCAGCTGGAGCTTTTTTAGCTGCTGCTTTTTTAGCGGCAGGAGCTTTCTTGGCTGCTGGAGCTTTTTTAGCTACTGCTTTTTTAGCAGCTGGAGCTTTTTTAGCGGCAGCTTTCTTGGCAGCAGCAGCGGTTTTCTTAGCAGAAGCTTTGGCTTTTGCAGCAGCTTTCTTAGCAGCTACTTTAGCGCGTAAAGCAGCTTTTTTGTCAGCAGCTTTTTTCTTGGCAGCAGCTTTCTTAGCAGCAGCTTTAGCTTTCAATGATTGCTTCTTAGCAGCAGCTTTAGCTTTTACAGCAGCTTTCTTAGCGGCCAATTTAGCTTTTACAGCAGCTTTCTTAGCAGCAACTTTGTTTTTAGCAGCTACTTTCTTAGCAGCAGCTTTTGCACGCTTAGCTACAGCAGCTTCAGCTTTAGCAACAGCTTTCTCGTGAGCTGCAGCTACTTTGTTAGCAGCTTTAATAGCAGCTACTTCTTTCTTAGCGGTAGCAACCGCAGCTTTAGCAGCGTCTGCAGCTTTCTTGGCAGAAGCAACATCGCCTTTAGCAGCAGCAGTCAACTTAGCGTTTTTCTTTTTAGCAGTAGCAGCTAATTTGCTTTGTGCAGCTTTAAGAGCAGCACCAGCTTTAGTTGCTTCTTTTACAAGACCAGCAATAGCTTTTTGAGCATCAGCAGCTTGAGCAGCGCGAGCCTTTGCCAATTGAGTTTTGAGGGCAGCGAGTTGTTGTTCTAGACCCGCAACTGGATTAACGGCAGATTGTTTACGTGCAGCCATAGTGTGTGCTTCCTGTAAAAATTCGATTAGACGAAAAATGGATAAAAAGTTACAACATGTATAAATTAAAACTTTATTGAAAAAATTCAAGTTTTTTAATGCATTTTTTGCAAAAAAACGTGTTTTTTTTACAAAAAAGTCCAAATTAAAGCTCTTAAGAGTTTATAAACACGATTTTTTTTGCTTTTCGAACTTTCTAAATGATTGTTAATTTATTTTTTAATGTAAATTTTTAACCGCTAATTTCCCTCAAATGAGTCTTTTGAAAACTCAATAACACCTGTTTAAGGTTTTTAAAAACCTTAATGCGAACTCTTTTAAAGATCTGTTTCGGTCATTTAAATTTTTTGTAAAAGCACTTTGATGACTCTTTTAGATGGCCTTACATACCCTCTTCAGACTCTCGTTAACCTCATAATGAACCCGATTAATTTTTTGAGTTTAAAGTTTTATCGCGTTTGATTTTTTTATTTTGCAATCCAGGCAATAACTAATATTGATAGTTATTATGTATGCATATACAGTATTGATGTTGTTGTTTTTAGTTTTGGAAAATTTTTTGTGAAAAAAATCATTCATTGTGATGCAGATTGTTTTTATGCAGCAGTCGAAATGCGCGATGACCCTTCGTTGCGTTCGCGCCCTATTGCCGTAGGGGGGAGCTCTGAACAGCGCGGCGTAATTTCAACATGCAATTACGAAGCGCGTCATTTTGGTGTTCGTTCTGCTATGTCATCCATTGCAGCAAAAAAGCTATGTCCAGATTTAATAATCCTGCCGCATCGCATGGAGGCTTATAGGGAAGCTTCGGTAAGCATGCGACATATTTTTTATCAATACACTGATCTCGTAGAACCACTATCGCTTGATGAAGCTTATTTGGATGTTAGCGATAGTGAATATTGTGGCGGGAGTGCAACGCGTATAGCCGAGCAAATTCGCCAGCGTGTTTATGACGAATTAAAGCTGACTGTTTCAGCGGGTGTAGCGCCCAATAAATTTTTGGCTAAGGTGGCTAGCGATTGGAATAAGCCAAATGGCTTATTTGTAATTACGCCTAATGCGGTAGACAGTTTTGTTTTGCGTTTGCCTGTCAGTAAAATTTTTGGTGTTGGAAAAGCAACTAATACTCGGTTAGCAGAGATCAATATTAAGACCTGCGCCGATTTGCGCCGCTTTAGTATTTTCGAGTTAAAACAGCGTTTCGGGCAGCTTGGGGTACGTCTATATGAATTGTGCCGGGGGATAGATAACCGTGAGGTGAGTCCCTCGCGTCGGCGTAAATCATTAAGCGTTGAAAATACCTTTCCGCAAGACTTGCGCGATTTGGCCAGTTGTTTAAATCGCTTGCCTGAACTTTTGCAACAGCTGGCGAGTCGCTTAAGGCGAATAGATGATGATTACGTGGTGGTTAAGATATTCGTCAAAATAAAATTCGCTGACTTTACCCAAACCACTATCGAGCGCAGTGGGTCCACTTTAACGCCGTCGGAGTTTCAGAGTTTATGTTGTGATGCATACGCTCGCAAAGAATCGCCGGTCCGCTTATTGGGTGTTGGTGTTCGCTTTGTTGATTTGCGTGAGGATCAACCTTTCTATCAGTTGGATTTGTTTGAGTGACTGAAAGAGAGTGAGCATGGAGGAGTGGAGGTGTGACACATCCATGTGATGTGAGGATGTTAAAGCGAGTCGTAGGTGTTGCGAACGTGTAGGGGCGGTTGATAGTGACGGTTGCGGCTTGCGCTGAAATGATCATGTAAGGTGTTTTGCATAAGTTTGGTGAATTCTGGCTGCTTGATGCAAATTAAATGTCGATGATCGCCTGCTTCCATATAGATAATATCGTTTTCCATCAATTCATCATCCCAAATCACATCAATACCATAAGCTTTGCCAACTACCGGTATTGCACCTGCCTCGCAATCTTTAAAAAATTGCACAAGTTCGTCTTCTTCAACGAGATGCATGTGTCGGTCAAATATTTGGTTGAGGGTATGGCGCAGGATTTTATGGCTGGAGGGAAGTACGCAAAGCGTGTAATGAAAATCTTCATCGCGGAGTAAAACGCCTTTAGCAAGTGAGCGATTGTCTATCTTGGCAACTTGAGCAGTGTTAAATGAGCCCTCTGCATACGCATGCTCGAGTAATGAATATTGGATTTGATTGTTCGTTAAATATTTCTCTATGTTTCTAGCGACACCCATACGTCAACACTCCAAAAAGTGAATATATTTATTTAAGTGGCGTTGGTAAGGTCAAACAACCTTTGCTCTTAAAGTATAAGAACGGAAATGCAAATGCGTTGGAAAGTTTTCGAAGCAATTTCTTTAAAAATAGATGTTTTGGTTATCAGCAGCGAATAAATTGCGGTATGGGTGGGTGATTGGCAGAAATTACCGCCTGATAAAACAAAAGGCCTCGTGGCGTAAACCATGAGGCCTTTTATTTTGGATGAGTTGAAACTTATGCGAGAGCAGCGATTTCTTGTCTTACGGACGCCAGTTTCACGCAGGTGACGAACACTTTCATGGCTTCAACAACTTCCGGTACTGTGGGAACTGACGGCGCAATACGGATATTGCGATCTTCCGGATCTTTACCATAGGGGTAGGTTGCGCCCGCTGGAGTCAATTTGACGCCAGCTTCTGCTGCCAGGCGTACGGTCTCTTTTGCACAGCCTTTGCGGGTATCAAAGGATACGAAGTAACCGCCTACTGGTTTTTCCCATGCGCCTAAATCTGTACCTTCAAAGGCGCCTGCCAAGGCTTCCAACACAGCTTCAAAACGTGGGTTAAGCAATTCAGCATGTTTCTTCATGTGAGCCATAAGAGCGGAACGGTCAGGCAAGAAACGTGTGTGGCGAATTTGGTTAACTTTGTCTGGACCGATTGTTTGGGCGCCCAAGGCCTTTTTGAAACCAGCCAAATTGGCAGCGCTAGCGGCTACGAAGGCTACACCCGCACCAGCTTGGGTGATCTTGGAGGTAGAGGCGAACTGAAGCACTGAGTCTTCGGTGCCGTTGCGGCGAGTTGCTTCCAGAATGCTTGCCAGCTGGGGAGCATTATCAACCAAGTCGTGTACCGAGTAGGCGTTATCCCAAAATACGCGGAAGTTAGCACTGGCGATTTTGCCCAGTTTGGCAATGCGCTCAACAGTTTCATCGCTATAAACAACCCCTGTTGGGTTGGAGTATTTGGGTACGCACCACATACCTTTGATTGAGCTATCCGCTTTAATCGCAGCTTCAACAGCATCCATATCCGGGCCGGTTGAAGTCATAGGTACGGTTACCATTTTGATGCCGAGTTGTTCGCAAATGGTGAAGTGGCGGTCATAGCCAGGTACGGGGCATAAGAACTTTACTTCACCTTCGTTTTTCCAGGCGCTTGCCGCATCTTTCAGGCCAAACAAGTAAGCGGTGGATGCAACCTGGAACATGAGCGTCAAACTGCTGCTGCCGCCAACGAGTACATTAGCTGCATCTACGCCCATGATGTTTGCGCCCAATTGTTTGGCTTCGGGTAAACCGTCGAGGCCGCCATAGTTGCGGGTATCGGTGCCATCAGCCGCAATGTAGTTGCCTTTGAGAATGCCGTCGAGCGCGTCAGACAGATCCAATTGATCTGAAGATGGCTTGCCTCGGGTTAAATCGAGGTTCAATTTTTTGCTGAGAATAGTTTGGTATTCAGCGGCTAGTTGGCTTTCCAATTGACGCAATTGCGTTGCTTGATCCGGTTGCACAGTAAGTCACCTCAAAAGTGGTTGGCGATTTGCGGAGATAAGATGGATGGTTGTAGCAGTTTACAAAACGGCGCGCATTATAACCGCTAGACGCCGCCAAGTTATAGCTTTCAATAGTGTTGACGTAAAAAACTAATGGCTCGCAACAATGAGTGGTGGAACCGGGCAATCCAGCGCATCGGCAATGGCGCGAAATAATTCTGCCTCTACAACGGTGATCTCTTGATCTGCCAACACGCATTGGCTCATGGCTTTTAATAGTTTGGGTTTTTGCAGTGGTTTAACGCAATTCAAACGGTTAATCGCCAAATCCAAATCCATCATGTTGTAGTCGCTTTCATTCATGAGTTGCAGATCATCAAAACCTATTATGGATTTACTCTTGTTGAACGCTGCTTGGGCATTTGATGCGGAATTTGCTCCCGCATTGGCGATGACCGATAAAAGTGTGCAGGCTTCATTTTTCAGTTGCGTCAAATCCACCAAACGATGTGCTGATTTTTTAGGTTCCAAATTGTGCGTGATAATTTTGAAGAATGACCATTCGATTAAATCGATATGCTCATCCGCATGGATAACATGGCTCATAGCTGAGCGAAAGAGTTCATATTGTTGCGTTGAGAGATTTTTTAACGCAGGTAAGCTGAGTTCCAATAATGGCAATCTCAATCGCGGCTCTAATAAAGAAGCTTGAAGCGCAAGCGGTTTGATTGAATGAATTTGTGTTTGTGAAAATAGTTTGCCGAGCGCTTGCCATTGAATGCTTTGTTTGTCGGGATTTTTATCAATCAGTAAACCCAGCATCAATGCTTGCGCATCCCATGGATTGTGGGCAGCTTCGCGCAGTTGATCGTTAATTGCATTCAATGTTTGGTGTGCGTATGCAAGGTGCGACTCATTGGGTTGACCAATGGTTTGCAAAATTTGATCGACTGTAACCACAAACTCCATGGCATTTTTGGGCGAACTAAATTCCAGGGGCGAGTGATCTTCATTGGCCTCAGAAAGTCTTCCTTCTTCTATATAGCTATTTTCGTCCGGTTGATAAACATCAATGTGGGCGAATTCACCATTCCAGCGTGGATCAATTCTTTTAATGCGTTCGGGTAATGGTGGGTGCGTTGCCAAGGCAGAAAACAAACTATTTGCGCCCTCGCCAAAAAACATATGACTGAATTCAGCGGCATTAGCGACATCCATTTGCGAGCCGCCGACATAGCCACCCAACTTCTTTAATGCGCCACCAATACCATCGGGATTGCGCGTAAATTTTACGGCGGAAGCATCAGCTAAAAATTCGCGTTGGCGGCTAACGGCAGCTTTTATCAGTTTTCCGAAAAATGTTCCCGCGTAGCCAATAATCATCAAGCCCAAACCAATTCCCATCATAGCTGCGGCAGATTGATCTTTACGGGAGCGAAATGCTCTTCCGTGGCGTGAGCTACGCAACAGGAATTCGCCGATTAAACCTATTAGTAGAATACCGTTAAGTAAGGCAACCAGGCGCATGTTCAATTTCATATCACCGTGGAAGATATGGCTGAATTCATGTGCGATAACGCCCTGCAATTCATCGCGATTTAGTACTCGAATACAACCGCGCGTTACGCCAATAACAGCATCTTGTGGAGTATGGCCAGCAGCAAATGCGTTAATCGCTTCATCTTCAATAATATAAACCGGCGGCACAGGCGTGCCGGATGCGATGGACATTTCTTCCACCACATTCAAAATTTTCTTTTCATCTGCATTAGCATTATGAACAGTAAGGGGGCGCCCACCGAGTGATTCAGCCACTACTCGGCCTCCGCTGGAGAGTTGGAATAACTTATATAAGCTACCTAAAAAAATAACCGCGCAAACAGAAAAGCTTATGCCACCCAACATTTGCCAGCTCATAGCATGGGTAATGCCTTGCCATAAACCTGCATTCGCTAAATAGTTATGGGTGTTCTGCTCCATATAATAGAAGACTGCGGCGCAGAAGAAGGTGGTTACAGCAATTAATGACAATACCGCAAGGCACAATAAAACAATGAGCCGCTTGGTATTACGATAGGCGAGATCTTGTTGTTCAAAGAAATTCATAGGGGCTCTGTCAATTAAGAGGGGCTCTATTAGTTAAAAGAGGCTCTGTTGATAAGAATCAGGGAAATTGCTGTAGCTGAAATAAAAAAGGCCATCTAATGATAGCCTCTTTTTTGATTTTTATTAAAAGCTGACTTTGGGAGCCGCTTGAATTTCTTTGGAATCTTCGAAGACTAATAAAGAAGCGTCCTGGCTGTGGCCGAATGATGCGGCAAAAAATACCGGAGGAAAGCTTTGTTTATAAGTGTTGTAAGAGGTCACTGCATCGTTAAAAGCCTGGCGAGCAAATGACACTTTGTTTTCTGTGCTGGTAAGCTCTTCTGAAACCTGCATCATATTTTGTGATGCTTTTAAATCCGGGTAAGCCTCCATTACTACACTCAAGCGGCTCATCGCATTTGTCAGCAAACTTTCTGCGCCTGCTAA encodes the following:
- the dinB gene encoding DNA polymerase IV, which produces MKKIIHCDADCFYAAVEMRDDPSLRSRPIAVGGSSEQRGVISTCNYEARHFGVRSAMSSIAAKKLCPDLIILPHRMEAYREASVSMRHIFYQYTDLVEPLSLDEAYLDVSDSEYCGGSATRIAEQIRQRVYDELKLTVSAGVAPNKFLAKVASDWNKPNGLFVITPNAVDSFVLRLPVSKIFGVGKATNTRLAEINIKTCADLRRFSIFELKQRFGQLGVRLYELCRGIDNREVSPSRRRKSLSVENTFPQDLRDLASCLNRLPELLQQLASRLRRIDDDYVVVKIFVKIKFADFTQTTIERSGSTLTPSEFQSLCCDAYARKESPVRLLGVGVRFVDLREDQPFYQLDLFE
- a CDS encoding LemA family protein translates to MVAFIVLLVIIAVIVFYVIGIYNQLVSLKNRYQNAFSQIEVQLKRRYDLIPNLVETAKGYLSHERETLEAVISARNQAVGGLKAAAADPSNAAAMKDLAGAESLLTNAMSRLSVVMEAYPDLKASQNMMQVSEELTSTENKVSFARQAFNDAVTSYNTYKQSFPPVFFAASFGHSQDASLLVFEDSKEIQAAPKVSF
- a CDS encoding M48 family metallopeptidase, translating into MNFFEQQDLAYRNTKRLIVLLCLAVLSLIAVTTFFCAAVFYYMEQNTHNYLANAGLWQGITHAMSWQMLGGISFSVCAVIFLGSLYKLFQLSSGGRVVAESLGGRPLTVHNANADEKKILNVVEEMSIASGTPVPPVYIIEDEAINAFAAGHTPQDAVIGVTRGCIRVLNRDELQGVIAHEFSHIFHGDMKLNMRLVALLNGILLIGLIGEFLLRSSRHGRAFRSRKDQSAAAMMGIGLGLMIIGYAGTFFGKLIKAAVSRQREFLADASAVKFTRNPDGIGGALKKLGGYVGGSQMDVANAAEFSHMFFGEGANSLFSALATHPPLPERIKRIDPRWNGEFAHIDVYQPDENSYIEEGRLSEANEDHSPLEFSSPKNAMEFVVTVDQILQTIGQPNESHLAYAHQTLNAINDQLREAAHNPWDAQALMLGLLIDKNPDKQSIQWQALGKLFSQTQIHSIKPLALQASLLEPRLRLPLLELSLPALKNLSTQQYELFRSAMSHVIHADEHIDLIEWSFFKIITHNLEPKKSAHRLVDLTQLKNEACTLLSVIANAGANSASNAQAAFNKSKSIIGFDDLQLMNESDYNMMDLDLAINRLNCVKPLQKPKLLKAMSQCVLADQEITVVEAELFRAIADALDCPVPPLIVASH
- a CDS encoding aminotransferase class I/II-fold pyridoxal phosphate-dependent enzyme, giving the protein MQPDQATQLRQLESQLAAEYQTILSKKLNLDLTRGKPSSDQLDLSDALDGILKGNYIAADGTDTRNYGGLDGLPEAKQLGANIMGVDAANVLVGGSSSLTLMFQVASTAYLFGLKDAASAWKNEGEVKFLCPVPGYDRHFTICEQLGIKMVTVPMTSTGPDMDAVEAAIKADSSIKGMWCVPKYSNPTGVVYSDETVERIAKLGKIASANFRVFWDNAYSVHDLVDNAPQLASILEATRRNGTEDSVLQFASTSKITQAGAGVAFVAASAANLAGFKKALGAQTIGPDKVNQIRHTRFLPDRSALMAHMKKHAELLNPRFEAVLEALAGAFEGTDLGAWEKPVGGYFVSFDTRKGCAKETVRLAAEAGVKLTPAGATYPYGKDPEDRNIRIAPSVPTVPEVVEAMKVFVTCVKLASVRQEIAALA
- a CDS encoding aminoacyl-tRNA deacylase; translated protein: MGVARNIEKYLTNNQIQYSLLEHAYAEGSFNTAQVAKIDNRSLAKGVLLRDEDFHYTLCVLPSSHKILRHTLNQIFDRHMHLVEEDELVQFFKDCEAGAIPVVGKAYGIDVIWDDELMENDIIYMEAGDHRHLICIKQPEFTKLMQNTLHDHFSASRNRHYQPPLHVRNTYDSL